Proteins encoded together in one Chryseobacterium taklimakanense window:
- a CDS encoding polyribonucleotide nucleotidyltransferase, giving the protein MNAPEAIIEKFQLKDGREVSIETGRLAKQANGSVVVKCGGTMLLATVVANKDANPGVDFLPLTVDYREKFYAGGKIPGNFFRRETKPSDDEVLTMRLVDRVLRPLFPQDFHAEVQVMISLISYDEKTMPEALAGLAASAAIAITDIPFNGPMSEVRVVRIDGEYSVNPSIENLKKADLDIMVGATKDSIVMVEGEMKEISEAEMLEAIKYAHEEIKVQIEAQERLAARIPSSQVKRTYEHETHNEEIREKVWKETYDKVYAVAKTPSAKEERHENFAAVLEEFLSQYSEEEREEVEPFAKVYYHDVEKEAMRQMILNEGIRLDGRDSKTIRPIWSEIDYLPGAHGSAIFTRGETQSLTAVTLGSVKDANMVDSVAINYDEKFFLHYNFPPFSTGEARPLRGTSRREVGHGNLAQRALAGMIPPENPYTIRVVSDILESNGSSSMATVCAGTLALMDAGVQITKPVSGIAMGLITDPKTGKFTVLSDILGDEDHLGDMDFKVTGSADGITACQMDIKIQGLTMDIMETALNQAREGRLHILGEILKTIDKPRADVKPHAPKMEILEIPKDFIGAVIGPGGKIIQQLQKDTDTVIAIEEIGEIGRIEIAGTDREKINAAIAAINEITFVPVVGNVYTGKVVKVMDFGAFVALAKGTEGLLHISEIDWKRTEKVPYAEGDEVEVKFLGYDDRKKMRLSRKVLLPRPPKPESKPRQDKPRNHNQEGQQPTENA; this is encoded by the coding sequence ATGAATGCTCCAGAAGCAATTATTGAAAAATTTCAGTTAAAAGACGGGAGAGAAGTCTCCATCGAAACAGGTCGTCTCGCAAAACAGGCGAACGGTTCTGTGGTTGTAAAATGTGGCGGCACGATGCTTTTGGCAACCGTTGTTGCTAACAAAGATGCTAATCCGGGAGTGGATTTTCTTCCTCTGACGGTAGATTACAGAGAAAAATTCTACGCTGGCGGTAAAATTCCGGGAAATTTCTTTAGAAGAGAAACAAAACCTTCTGATGATGAGGTGCTTACGATGAGACTGGTGGACAGGGTTCTCCGTCCATTATTCCCTCAAGACTTCCACGCGGAAGTGCAGGTGATGATTTCCCTTATTTCTTACGACGAAAAAACAATGCCTGAAGCGCTTGCAGGGCTTGCAGCGTCTGCAGCGATTGCCATTACAGATATTCCGTTCAACGGGCCGATGTCAGAGGTTAGAGTGGTGAGGATCGACGGCGAATATTCCGTAAACCCAAGCATCGAAAATCTTAAAAAAGCTGACCTTGATATTATGGTGGGTGCTACCAAAGACTCCATCGTAATGGTAGAAGGTGAAATGAAGGAAATTTCTGAAGCCGAAATGCTTGAAGCCATTAAATATGCTCACGAAGAAATCAAAGTTCAGATCGAGGCTCAGGAAAGACTGGCTGCAAGAATTCCGTCTTCACAGGTAAAAAGAACCTACGAGCACGAAACGCACAATGAGGAAATCCGCGAAAAAGTGTGGAAAGAAACTTATGATAAAGTTTACGCTGTAGCGAAAACACCTTCTGCAAAAGAAGAAAGACACGAAAATTTCGCGGCTGTTTTAGAGGAATTCCTTTCACAATATTCTGAAGAAGAAAGAGAAGAGGTAGAGCCATTCGCGAAAGTGTATTACCACGATGTGGAAAAAGAAGCGATGCGCCAGATGATCCTTAACGAGGGAATCCGTCTGGATGGCCGTGATTCTAAAACCATCCGCCCAATTTGGTCTGAAATCGACTATTTACCAGGCGCGCACGGTTCCGCAATCTTCACCAGAGGTGAAACCCAGTCTTTGACGGCAGTAACTTTAGGTTCTGTAAAGGATGCGAACATGGTGGACTCCGTAGCGATCAATTACGACGAAAAATTCTTCCTTCATTATAACTTCCCGCCATTTTCTACTGGTGAAGCAAGACCCTTAAGAGGAACTTCAAGAAGGGAAGTTGGTCACGGAAATCTGGCGCAGAGAGCTTTAGCAGGAATGATACCGCCAGAAAATCCTTATACGATCCGTGTAGTATCTGATATTTTGGAATCCAACGGTTCGTCTTCTATGGCAACAGTTTGTGCCGGTACTTTAGCATTGATGGATGCGGGTGTGCAGATTACGAAACCAGTTTCCGGAATTGCAATGGGATTAATCACTGACCCAAAAACAGGAAAATTCACAGTGCTTTCTGATATTTTAGGTGATGAAGACCACCTTGGAGATATGGACTTTAAAGTGACGGGTTCTGCAGACGGAATTACGGCTTGCCAAATGGATATTAAAATCCAGGGCCTAACGATGGATATCATGGAAACAGCACTAAACCAGGCAAGAGAAGGGCGTCTCCATATTCTTGGTGAAATCCTTAAAACGATTGATAAACCAAGAGCCGATGTGAAACCTCACGCACCGAAAATGGAAATTTTGGAAATTCCGAAAGATTTCATTGGGGCGGTAATCGGGCCTGGCGGAAAAATCATTCAGCAGCTTCAGAAAGATACTGATACCGTAATTGCGATTGAAGAAATCGGCGAGATCGGAAGAATTGAAATCGCAGGTACAGATCGCGAAAAAATCAATGCAGCGATTGCGGCCATCAATGAGATTACTTTTGTACCTGTTGTAGGTAATGTTTACACTGGAAAAGTAGTAAAGGTGATGGATTTCGGAGCTTTCGTAGCGTTGGCAAAAGGAACGGAAGGCCTTCTTCACATTTCTGAAATCGACTGGAAGCGTACGGAAAAAGTACCTTATGCCGAAGGCGATGAGGTAGAAGTGAAATTCCTAGGTTATGATGACCGTAAGAAAATGAGGCTTTCAAGAAAAGTTTTATTGCCAAGACCGCCAAAACCGGAAAGCAAACCTAGACAGGATAAACCAAGAAATCATAATCAGGAAGGGCAGCAGCCAACTGAGAATGCATAA
- a CDS encoding formate--tetrahydrofolate ligase: MSFPTDLEIAQNADIRHIREIAEIIGIHRDDLEYYGKYKAKIPLTYIDEEKIKKSKLVLVTAVNPTPAGEGKTTVSVGLCDGLNKIGKKAVAVLREPSLGPVFGIKGGAAGGGYAQVIPMVDINLHFTGDFAAIEKANNLLSALIDNNLQNKKFSLNIDPRTIVWKRVMDMNDRSLRQIVIGLGGSNNGITREEGFNITPASEVMAILCLSKNFEDLKNRLGNIFVGYTFDKKPVFARDLKAEGAMAILLKDAIKPNLVQTLEGNPAILHGGPFANIAQGTNTIIATKTGLSLADYVVTEAGFGADLGAEKFLHIKCHYGKMKPDAYVIVATIRALRYHGGATKKGEYGQPNLQFVKNGIDNLKKHIENAFKFGLKPIIAINHFATDAEDEIEFVKSECEKLGVKAILADEFVHGGEGMRELAEEVVYCAANCGNDFQPLYNVEDTVEHKIETIAKEIYGADAVNYSQKSKAQLKTIYDLGFDKLPVCMAKTQKSLTDDETKIGRPTNFKVTVREFEFAAGAGFIIPILGDMMRMPGLPNVPAAEGMDIDLNGVITGLS, from the coding sequence ATGAGTTTTCCTACAGATTTAGAAATTGCGCAGAATGCCGACATCCGGCACATTCGGGAAATAGCAGAAATAATTGGTATCCACCGCGATGATTTAGAATATTACGGTAAATACAAAGCCAAAATCCCACTCACTTACATCGACGAAGAAAAAATAAAAAAATCCAAACTGGTTTTGGTTACCGCTGTTAATCCGACTCCCGCCGGTGAGGGTAAAACGACGGTCTCTGTTGGGCTTTGTGACGGACTGAATAAAATCGGCAAAAAAGCAGTTGCTGTGCTCCGCGAACCGAGTTTGGGTCCGGTTTTCGGGATCAAGGGCGGTGCTGCCGGCGGTGGTTATGCCCAGGTGATTCCTATGGTGGATATTAACCTGCATTTCACAGGAGATTTTGCAGCGATTGAGAAAGCCAATAACTTACTTTCAGCTTTGATTGATAACAATCTTCAGAATAAAAAATTCTCTTTAAATATAGATCCCAGAACCATCGTTTGGAAGAGAGTAATGGATATGAATGACCGTTCGCTCCGCCAGATTGTTATCGGCCTGGGAGGCTCCAACAACGGGATCACACGCGAAGAAGGCTTCAATATCACTCCAGCATCGGAAGTGATGGCAATTCTTTGCCTTTCAAAAAATTTCGAGGATTTAAAAAACAGGCTGGGGAATATTTTCGTGGGGTATACTTTCGATAAAAAACCGGTTTTTGCCAGAGATTTAAAAGCCGAAGGCGCTATGGCAATTCTTTTGAAAGATGCCATTAAACCAAATCTTGTACAGACGTTGGAGGGAAATCCTGCGATTTTGCACGGCGGCCCGTTCGCAAACATCGCGCAGGGTACCAACACAATCATTGCTACAAAAACCGGTCTGTCACTTGCGGATTATGTCGTGACTGAAGCTGGTTTCGGTGCAGACTTAGGCGCAGAAAAATTTCTTCACATCAAATGCCATTACGGTAAAATGAAACCCGATGCGTACGTCATCGTGGCAACGATCAGAGCATTGCGCTATCACGGCGGTGCGACCAAAAAAGGGGAGTACGGCCAACCGAACCTCCAGTTTGTTAAAAATGGAATTGACAATCTTAAAAAACATATTGAAAACGCCTTTAAATTTGGTTTAAAACCGATCATTGCCATCAACCACTTTGCGACAGATGCTGAGGATGAAATTGAATTCGTTAAATCTGAATGTGAAAAATTGGGCGTAAAAGCCATTCTTGCTGATGAATTCGTTCATGGTGGCGAAGGAATGAGGGAGCTTGCCGAAGAAGTGGTTTACTGTGCTGCCAACTGCGGTAATGATTTTCAGCCATTATATAATGTTGAAGATACGGTGGAGCACAAGATTGAAACCATTGCTAAAGAAATTTATGGTGCTGATGCCGTGAATTATTCTCAAAAATCAAAAGCTCAGCTTAAGACGATTTACGATTTGGGATTCGATAAACTTCCGGTGTGCATGGCGAAAACGCAGAAATCTCTAACTGACGATGAAACCAAAATCGGGCGGCCAACTAACTTCAAGGTGACCGTGCGTGAGTTTGAGTTTGCAGCCGGTGCAGGATTCATCATTCCCATCTTAGGTGATATGATGCGGATGCCTGGTCTGCCAAATGTTCCGGCTGCTGAAGGCATGGACATTGACTTAAATGGTGTGATTACCGGATTAAGTTGA
- a CDS encoding glucokinase translates to MCAKTKFPLYLPGRDCPTNKNTAVIAADLRRKKSKISVYNCSEGDIQLKVEADYNTEDFPDFSAIAQKFISDYQISGIERISIAVPGPVISGRCETENLPWVIEAEVVRTDLGFKKAYLINDLEATAYSLADVYDNKFETIHTSKNRVRGNVAILAPGNGLGEAGLFYDGVSLRPFATEGGHSEFSPRTDFEIQFYQFLNKIYGIVTWESVLSKNGIYNIYRFLRDVGRHKEDQGLNEKVHNEDFLDVIAGYGRENSSRLVDLTVEMFLQFLAREANNLVLKLKATGGLIITGEITDKIHSLIDREKFYKDFKISDRMEHLLKDIPIYILRNEMGIIEGAAYYGTFIETGNQ, encoded by the coding sequence ATGTGCGCTAAAACCAAATTCCCATTATATTTACCTGGCAGAGACTGTCCTACGAATAAAAATACGGCAGTAATTGCGGCCGATTTACGCAGAAAAAAAAGTAAAATATCTGTATATAACTGTTCCGAAGGGGATATTCAACTAAAAGTAGAGGCTGATTACAATACTGAAGATTTCCCTGATTTTTCTGCGATAGCACAAAAATTCATTTCGGATTACCAAATCAGCGGCATCGAAAGGATTTCAATCGCAGTTCCCGGTCCGGTGATTTCCGGAAGGTGTGAGACTGAAAATCTGCCATGGGTTATTGAAGCGGAAGTGGTGCGGACGGATTTGGGATTCAAAAAAGCTTATTTAATAAATGACCTTGAAGCAACCGCCTACAGCCTGGCCGATGTTTACGACAATAAATTTGAAACAATACACACTTCAAAAAACAGGGTTCGTGGTAATGTGGCTATTTTAGCTCCCGGAAATGGTTTGGGTGAAGCCGGTTTGTTTTATGATGGCGTAAGTTTGAGGCCTTTTGCAACCGAAGGCGGGCACAGCGAATTCTCGCCAAGAACCGATTTTGAAATCCAGTTTTATCAGTTTCTGAATAAAATTTATGGCATTGTAACCTGGGAAAGTGTTTTGAGCAAAAATGGGATTTATAATATCTACAGATTTCTTCGCGATGTCGGCCGTCATAAGGAGGATCAGGGCTTGAATGAAAAAGTGCATAATGAAGATTTCCTCGATGTGATCGCGGGTTACGGGCGGGAGAATTCATCGAGGCTGGTTGATCTTACGGTTGAAATGTTCCTGCAATTTTTGGCAAGAGAAGCCAATAACTTAGTTCTTAAACTGAAAGCTACCGGGGGGCTCATTATTACTGGTGAAATTACCGACAAAATCCACAGTCTGATCGACAGGGAAAAATTCTATAAAGATTTTAAAATCTCTGACCGGATGGAGCATTTGCTTAAAGACATTCCTATATATATTTTACGGAATGAGATGGGCATCATCGAGGGTGCAGCCTACTACGGAACTTTCATAGAAACCGGTAATCAGTAA
- a CDS encoding GlsB/YeaQ/YmgE family stress response membrane protein — protein sequence MGILWTIIIGAVAGWLGSQIFKGGSLGLIGNIIVGIVGGFIGYWLLGNTFGTEIIGQILTGAVGSIVLLAIINLVSGRRV from the coding sequence ATGGGAATTTTATGGACTATCATTATCGGAGCCGTTGCAGGTTGGCTGGGCTCCCAGATCTTTAAAGGCGGCAGCCTTGGATTGATCGGGAACATCATCGTTGGGATCGTAGGCGGATTTATCGGTTACTGGCTTTTGGGAAATACTTTTGGCACAGAAATCATAGGCCAGATTTTAACAGGAGCTGTGGGTTCCATCGTGCTTTTAGCAATAATTAATCTCGTCTCCGGCAGGCGCGTTTAG
- a CDS encoding L-serine ammonia-lyase gives MQSISVFEIIKVGIGPSSSHTMGPWNAAEMFLDLIRRNRSIQDVQEIYLEFFGSLAKTGIGHGTDIAGMLGLSGENFKRIDTTKIDEKIAEIKVSNQLNLGGEKIIPFVYGHHLVLNMRNSLDFHPNGMIFKAVFSDGTSLEQDYYSVGGGFVATKEENSIQSHCVRTLYPCHSGSAILKNIEKLKLNRVSDLVYLNEESWRTKEQTDAEALYIWQQIKECIYKGVNKEGVLPGGLNVSRRAAGLNKKLLGGKTYTNIDEWFKLVVDAEETFNTINKWVSCFALAVNEENASFGRIITAPTNGASGVIPAVLMYAQAFTDHVSDDDIIRFILVAGEIGTLFKKNATISAAMGGCQAEVGVSAAMAAAGLTEIMGGTPGQVVMAAEIAMEHHLGMTCDPIAGLVQIPCIERNSMGAMKAITAANIAIESDPNKARVTLDEVIQSMWDTAQSMNERFKETSEGGLAIAVNVAEC, from the coding sequence ATGCAATCGATATCAGTTTTTGAAATTATAAAAGTAGGTATTGGCCCTTCCAGCTCACACACTATGGGTCCCTGGAATGCTGCCGAGATGTTTTTGGATTTAATCAGGAGAAACCGTTCCATCCAGGACGTGCAGGAAATTTATCTTGAATTTTTTGGGTCGCTTGCAAAAACCGGAATTGGGCACGGAACTGATATTGCCGGGATGCTGGGACTTTCCGGAGAAAATTTTAAACGGATTGATACCACAAAGATTGATGAAAAAATTGCTGAAATAAAAGTAAGCAACCAGTTAAATCTCGGTGGGGAAAAGATCATTCCGTTCGTATATGGGCATCATTTGGTTTTAAATATGAGAAATTCTCTTGATTTTCATCCCAACGGAATGATTTTCAAAGCTGTTTTTTCGGACGGTACTTCTCTCGAACAGGATTATTACTCTGTTGGTGGAGGATTCGTGGCAACCAAAGAGGAAAACTCTATACAGAGCCATTGTGTGCGAACACTATATCCTTGTCACAGCGGCAGTGCAATTTTAAAAAATATCGAAAAATTAAAATTGAACCGGGTTTCGGACCTGGTTTATCTGAACGAGGAAAGTTGGAGGACAAAAGAGCAGACCGATGCGGAAGCGCTCTACATCTGGCAGCAGATAAAAGAATGTATTTACAAAGGTGTGAATAAAGAAGGCGTTTTGCCAGGTGGTTTGAACGTTTCGCGAAGGGCAGCTGGTTTAAATAAAAAGCTCCTTGGCGGAAAAACCTACACCAATATCGATGAATGGTTCAAGCTGGTGGTCGATGCCGAGGAAACTTTCAATACCATCAATAAATGGGTTTCATGTTTTGCCCTGGCCGTGAATGAAGAAAATGCAAGTTTCGGAAGAATCATCACGGCTCCAACCAACGGTGCCAGCGGCGTAATTCCGGCAGTGCTGATGTATGCACAGGCTTTCACCGATCATGTTTCCGATGACGATATAATACGTTTTATTTTGGTTGCCGGTGAAATTGGAACCTTATTCAAGAAAAATGCAACAATTTCCGCAGCCATGGGTGGATGCCAGGCAGAAGTGGGAGTTTCTGCGGCAATGGCTGCAGCCGGTTTAACAGAAATTATGGGCGGAACGCCAGGCCAGGTTGTCATGGCGGCAGAGATTGCAATGGAACATCATCTCGGAATGACCTGCGACCCGATCGCGGGACTGGTTCAGATCCCTTGTATTGAAAGAAATTCAATGGGGGCAATGAAGGCGATTACGGCCGCAAATATCGCCATAGAAAGTGATCCGAATAAAGCCCGGGTTACCTTGGATGAAGTCATTCAGTCGATGTGGGATACCGCTCAAAGTATGAACGAAAGATTTAAGGAAACTTCGGAGGGTGGCCTTGCGATAGCGGTGAACGTAGCTGAATGTTAA
- a CDS encoding YceI family protein yields MKKIIVGAVLVSGLAFGQTKKVLASNVNWWGYKLAKTEASQHTGTVGVKSGNVILKGNNVVGGTFVLDMNSINATDLTGEYRTKLNNHLKNGDFFETNKYPTAVYRITSVRKIAGNKYQVNGNLTAKNKTNPVSFPAVITVNNGVVRLVSDKFSFDRQKFDIAYKSTMKDVVVKDDVDMKVDITAK; encoded by the coding sequence ATGAAAAAGATAATCGTTGGAGCGGTTCTTGTAAGCGGACTTGCATTCGGACAAACAAAAAAAGTATTGGCATCTAATGTAAACTGGTGGGGGTACAAACTTGCTAAGACAGAAGCATCTCAGCACACCGGCACCGTTGGCGTAAAGTCAGGAAATGTTATTTTGAAAGGTAATAATGTTGTTGGCGGAACTTTCGTGCTGGATATGAATTCAATCAATGCGACCGACCTTACCGGTGAGTACAGAACAAAATTGAACAATCACCTTAAAAACGGCGATTTCTTCGAAACCAACAAATACCCTACAGCAGTGTACAGAATTACTTCTGTAAGGAAAATTGCAGGAAATAAATATCAGGTAAACGGTAATCTTACCGCTAAAAACAAGACCAATCCTGTGTCTTTCCCGGCTGTAATTACGGTTAATAACGGTGTGGTACGGCTGGTTTCTGATAAATTTAGCTTCGACAGACAGAAGTTCGACATTGCATACAAATCAACAATGAAGGACGTAGTGGTGAAAGATGATGTGGATATGAAGGTAGATATTACTGCAAAATAA
- a CDS encoding alpha/beta hydrolase, translated as MKIYVISGLGADFKVLEKLKFPEVLEVVFLDWMIPDSNESFEHYVQKMADRIDDSEPFYLLGYSFGGIMVQEIHKIKPAEKVVILASIRSDKEKSRFIKMGEITGLPKYIPQRIFNGKSSLLYSYIRNFFDPKNPKVLEYFRVRDPYYLKWSIEKISAWKCEEIPDVVQIMGDKDIVFPLKNSKPDYVIKGGTHLFPATKHKEVSLILEKILQ; from the coding sequence ATGAAAATCTATGTTATAAGCGGGCTTGGCGCAGATTTTAAAGTTCTGGAAAAACTGAAATTTCCGGAGGTGCTGGAGGTCGTATTCTTAGATTGGATGATTCCTGATTCTAATGAATCTTTTGAACATTACGTGCAAAAAATGGCAGACAGAATTGATGATTCTGAACCGTTTTACCTTTTGGGCTATTCTTTCGGCGGAATTATGGTGCAGGAAATCCATAAGATAAAACCGGCAGAAAAAGTGGTGATCTTAGCAAGCATCCGTTCAGATAAGGAGAAATCTCGTTTTATAAAAATGGGCGAAATTACGGGCCTTCCGAAATATATACCGCAAAGAATTTTCAACGGTAAATCTTCGCTACTTTATTCATACATCCGTAATTTTTTTGATCCAAAAAATCCAAAGGTCTTAGAATATTTCAGGGTACGCGATCCCTATTATTTGAAATGGAGTATCGAAAAAATTTCAGCATGGAAGTGTGAAGAAATCCCCGATGTAGTACAGATCATGGGCGATAAGGATATCGTTTTCCCACTCAAAAATTCTAAGCCGGATTACGTAATCAAAGGCGGCACACATCTGTTCCCGGCCACAAAACATAAGGAGGTATCGCTTATTCTCGAAAAAATTCTTCAATAA
- the rpsO gene encoding 30S ribosomal protein S15, with the protein MYLTSEKKAEIFAKHGGKAENTGSAEGQIALFTFRINHLTGHLKANHKDYATERALVKLVGKRKRLLDYLKNKDIARYRAIIAELGLRK; encoded by the coding sequence ATGTACTTAACATCAGAGAAAAAAGCAGAAATCTTCGCTAAACACGGCGGAAAGGCAGAAAACACAGGTTCTGCAGAAGGTCAAATCGCATTGTTTACCTTCAGAATCAACCACCTTACAGGTCATTTAAAAGCTAATCACAAAGATTATGCTACTGAAAGAGCCCTTGTAAAATTGGTAGGTAAAAGAAAAAGATTGTTAGATTATCTTAAAAACAAGGATATCGCAAGATACAGAGCGATTATCGCTGAATTAGGATTAAGAAAATAA